CAGTTCCAACCCTGCCCGACGTCGAGTAAGGCCTGGCGCTGCTGGTCGCCTATCACCACATTTTGATGCAACGCCGCGGTGAGTAGTTGGCGTGCTGTGCTGTTAGCCAGTAACTCAAACAGCACATCGTCGACACGGGCGTAAAGAATATATTGATCGATGGTGCCGGGACCGGTGACCCTCTTTAAGTTTTCATAAGCGGCACGCTGGCCGGGCCTTGGCTGGTGATGCCAAAAGCTTTCCCGCTTTAAGTGAAAGAACGGCAGGTAGGGGTTATCGTGATCGCGTGCGCCACGCAGGGGGGCGAAGTGCTTGCTAAAGGCGGTAGTCAGCGCATCGTTGTAGTAGATCTCGTTTTCAACAATCGTGCCGTTATCAATCAGCTCCATCACCGCCAATAGCATCGCCACCTTATGCGGGCTGGCCTGCCCCGTCGAACGATTGAGGTTCAGGTCAGCAAAACGCCGCTCATAATCCAGCAAACTCATTGCACCCCGCCCTCGCCTGTCGGCCCCATCACCACATACCGCCAAACCACCCCGTCGCGCCCATACTTATCGTCGCTGCTCAGCAACACGCCCTCACCAAACTGGGCGGTATCTACCGGGTAGAAGCGGCGCTCGGTTTCATCGGCTTGGTTGCGCCAGCTAATCACCAGGTTGCCGGTGGGGGCCAGCAGTTGCTGCAGTCGGCTGAGTGCTTGGGTTTGTTCCGCCGGCGGCAGGTGCATCCAGACGGCGCTGGCGAGAATCAGGTCGTAACCGCTCTCTTGCCCAGCCTGGCTGCTCAGCTGCGGCAGCGTATCGTCACACCAATCGATGGCGAGGCCGGCGGCGAGTGGCTCGGCTTCGCGCAGTGCCGCCACCGGCTCAATCGCCTGCACCTGCCAGCCCAAACTCGCCAACCAGGCGGCGTCGCGACCGCTGCCCGCGCCAACATCTAGCGCGCGCCCCGGTTGAACCGGTAGGTAACGCAACCAGCTGGCATGCACCCGCTCCGGCGCTTGCTCGTTGTACTGACGGCTCAGCCTCGCCGCATGGCGACGATAGAAATCAAGACTCATCGCTCAATGAGCGGGCAAAGCGGAACCATCACGCGCCTCCTGTCTCGGCTCACACCTTGTGAACGCTATACTGTATAGGGCCAACACATTAACAAATTCGCCCTAGCACAACCAGAGTTTCTCATGCGCTTAAGCGCTTTATTTTCAGACAATTAACCGATATAAACACAGCCCTTGTGGCACTAGCGCAACACCAAAACGATCGGTCTAATTGACGGTAAAAAGTCACTATCAGGCGACTCCGGCTATCGCCCCATCAACCGCATTATCAACGGGCGAATAGCACAATAGATAACGGTATAATATACGTGTAATTGATTTACCGCCCAAAAAAATGCCCGCCGCCGCTGTTAAGCGACGACGGGCATCAATAGGAGTAAGGAGAGAGTTAGCTATTACTTGCCTCAGGCAACCTTACGGGCTTTGCGGCGCGAGACAAAACCAAGGCCGGCAATGGCTGAACCGAATAACCAAACGGCGCCGGGGAGCGGCACAGACGAGACTTCATCTGCAGGGCCTGGGAAGTATTCATAGTAGTGGTCGTCATCATGAATAAGAGTGTAGAGTGAATAGCTTGTCGTTGTGACCCCTGAATTCATTCCTGTTCTAACGTCATAGGTTTCTAAT
Above is a window of Sinobacterium caligoides DNA encoding:
- a CDS encoding class I SAM-dependent methyltransferase, which gives rise to MSLDFYRRHAARLSRQYNEQAPERVHASWLRYLPVQPGRALDVGAGSGRDAAWLASLGWQVQAIEPVAALREAEPLAAGLAIDWCDDTLPQLSSQAGQESGYDLILASAVWMHLPPAEQTQALSRLQQLLAPTGNLVISWRNQADETERRFYPVDTAQFGEGVLLSSDDKYGRDGVVWRYVVMGPTGEGGVQ